One window of Atribacter laminatus genomic DNA carries:
- a CDS encoding NAD(P)/FAD-dependent oxidoreductase has translation MKNTYDVIIIGGGPAGIFAALELADKTDLDVLIIDRGGDIEQRRCPAREKKNICQKCQPCSLLCGWGGAGAFSDGKLTFSHDVGGQLTSYLKPDDLEQLLQYVDNIYLRYGATPRVYGDDGEKVEEFRKKAEMAELILLPSRVRHLGTDSCRGILTRIKNHLKEKITILTRTEAAEILTENHRAVGVQLKSGDVIKSRYLIVAPGRVGADWLRREALKLKLDLVNNPVDLGVRMEVPASIMEEYTKILYELKLIYYSHTFDDRVRTFCMCPHGEVVSEYNDGIITVNGHSYENRKTNNTNFAILVSTHFTEPFKEPIEYGRYVARLANMLSGGVIIQRLKDLQLGRRSTPERINKSVLKPTLNGASPGDLSFVLPYRFLQDVLEIISAMDKFIPGISSPHNLLYGLEVKFYSSRVKLNEYLESDIENLFMAGDGAGVTRGLIQASTSGVIVAREIQHRIGGQI, from the coding sequence ATGAAAAATACCTATGATGTTATCATAATCGGAGGAGGACCAGCGGGAATTTTTGCCGCATTGGAGCTTGCCGACAAAACTGATCTTGATGTCCTCATAATTGATCGAGGCGGAGACATTGAGCAGCGAAGATGTCCTGCCCGGGAAAAGAAAAATATCTGCCAAAAATGTCAGCCTTGTTCTTTGCTCTGTGGTTGGGGGGGAGCAGGGGCATTCAGCGATGGAAAACTGACTTTTTCCCATGACGTTGGTGGTCAATTAACCTCTTATTTAAAACCGGACGATTTAGAGCAGCTTCTTCAGTATGTTGATAATATTTACCTTCGCTATGGAGCAACCCCACGGGTTTACGGAGATGATGGAGAAAAGGTAGAAGAATTCCGGAAAAAAGCGGAAATGGCTGAACTTATATTACTTCCATCACGAGTGAGACATTTGGGAACTGACAGCTGCCGAGGAATATTAACTCGCATAAAAAATCATTTGAAAGAGAAGATTACTATCCTCACTCGTACTGAAGCTGCTGAAATCTTAACCGAAAACCATCGAGCAGTTGGTGTTCAACTGAAAAGTGGTGATGTAATTAAAAGTCGCTACTTGATCGTTGCGCCTGGTCGGGTTGGAGCCGATTGGTTACGAAGAGAAGCATTAAAGTTAAAGCTGGACTTGGTCAATAATCCAGTAGACTTAGGCGTCAGGATGGAAGTACCAGCTTCAATTATGGAAGAATACACGAAAATTTTATACGAATTAAAACTCATCTATTATTCCCATACCTTTGACGATCGAGTGAGAACTTTTTGTATGTGCCCCCACGGTGAAGTGGTCAGCGAATATAACGATGGGATTATTACCGTTAATGGTCATAGTTATGAAAATCGAAAAACCAACAATACTAATTTTGCCATCCTGGTAAGTACTCATTTTACTGAACCCTTTAAAGAACCAATCGAATACGGTCGCTATGTGGCTCGTTTGGCGAATATGCTCAGTGGTGGTGTTATTATACAAAGACTAAAGGATTTACAATTGGGAAGAAGATCTACTCCGGAACGTATCAACAAATCAGTTTTAAAGCCTACGCTCAACGGTGCCAGTCCTGGAGACTTGAGCTTTGTTCTTCCTTATCGGTTTTTGCAAGATGTATTAGAGATTATTTCAGCAATGGATAAGTTTATTCCAGGAATCAGTTCTCCTCATAATCTTCTTTATGGGTTAGAAGTAAAGTTCTATTCATCACGGGTGAAACTCAATGAATATTTAGAAAGTGATATCGAGAATCTATTCATGGCTGGAGATGGAGCTGGAGTAACCAGAGGTTTGATTCAGGCGTCCACATCAGGTGTAATCGTAGCCAGAGAAATCCAACACCGGATTGGAGGTCAAATATAA
- the ftcD gene encoding glutamate formimidoyltransferase codes for MKRKIIQSAINISSSDENIINEMTKSLGQIPGCLIADYSSDIDHNRSVISLLGDEKSLTKAVFAIFEIALETIDISHHNGEHPRIGAVDVIPFTPWGSATMEDCIALAQSVGKEVAKKYLIPVYLYGEAALIPEHVNLSLIRRGGYESLKQEIHRIADRKPDYGLARLHPTLGAVAIGARNPLVAFNVNLKSKDRGVAKEIARKLRGEYGGLTRVKAIGVNLGSRDLVQISMNLLNYRMSTVVQAYELVKIEARRYGIEVQGSEIIGLVPLECLVDIVGFYLSIPDLKISQVLEYHFLEKN; via the coding sequence ATGAAAAGGAAAATCATCCAAAGTGCAATTAATATCAGCAGTTCTGATGAGAATATTATCAATGAAATGACCAAGAGTCTTGGACAAATTCCGGGATGTTTAATTGCTGATTATTCATCCGATATCGACCACAATCGTTCAGTAATCAGTCTATTGGGAGACGAGAAAAGCCTTACCAAGGCGGTCTTTGCTATTTTTGAAATTGCCCTTGAAACGATTGATATCTCCCATCACAATGGAGAACACCCCCGTATAGGTGCGGTTGACGTTATTCCTTTTACACCCTGGGGAAGTGCAACCATGGAAGATTGTATTGCTTTAGCTCAAAGTGTCGGGAAAGAAGTTGCAAAGAAATACTTGATACCAGTCTATTTATATGGTGAAGCCGCATTGATACCAGAACATGTCAATTTGTCTCTGATAAGGAGAGGCGGGTATGAAAGTCTCAAACAAGAGATACATCGAATTGCTGACCGAAAGCCAGATTATGGACTGGCTCGTCTTCATCCAACCCTCGGAGCCGTAGCAATCGGTGCTAGAAATCCACTGGTAGCTTTTAATGTGAATTTAAAAAGCAAGGACAGAGGAGTTGCCAAAGAAATCGCTAGAAAGTTAAGAGGAGAGTATGGAGGGCTAACTCGAGTCAAAGCTATCGGTGTCAACTTAGGAAGTCGAGATTTGGTTCAAATATCAATGAACCTGTTAAATTATCGAATGAGTACGGTTGTTCAGGCTTATGAATTGGTAAAGATAGAAGCCCGTCGTTACGGTATAGAAGTTCAAGGGTCAGAAATTATCGGGTTGGTACCATTGGAGTGTTTGGTTGATATTGTTGGATTTTATCTTTCTATTCCCGATTTAAAAATATCCCAGGTTTTAGAGTATCATTTTTTAGAAAAAAATTGA
- the surE gene encoding 5'/3'-nucleotidase SurE — protein sequence MKRNLLITNDDGYQSDGIRALVRAFKPIANIILVAPLEERSCSSHSITSRQTLKVKEVQVDGISGLAVDGTPADTVILGLNLFSKAPVHFVISGINRGPNLGFDVFYSGTVGAAMEAAMSGIPAMAVSLSIQEKLNYEVAAETALDIFLHFEETLSRQKNLVLNVNIPDVAHSRELNGWKITELADRFYFTKVQKTTQNDEFQEYVFIEEKRQVEYQSSSDYWSVVNSEVSITPLRPNLTDWLIKNELVEVLSGKNS from the coding sequence ATGAAAAGAAACCTACTCATTACCAATGATGATGGCTATCAAAGTGATGGAATTCGAGCTTTGGTTCGAGCTTTTAAGCCGATAGCCAATATAATATTAGTTGCTCCTCTCGAAGAGCGAAGTTGTTCGAGTCACAGCATAACTTCACGACAGACATTAAAAGTGAAGGAAGTTCAAGTCGATGGAATAAGCGGTTTAGCAGTTGATGGGACACCAGCCGACACAGTAATATTGGGTCTCAATTTGTTTTCTAAAGCTCCAGTCCACTTTGTTATATCCGGTATCAATAGGGGACCCAATCTGGGTTTTGACGTTTTTTATTCAGGAACGGTTGGAGCAGCGATGGAAGCAGCTATGTCGGGAATACCAGCCATGGCGGTTTCACTATCAATACAGGAAAAATTGAATTATGAGGTTGCAGCAGAAACTGCTCTCGATATTTTTCTCCATTTTGAAGAAACTCTTTCTCGGCAAAAAAATTTGGTACTCAACGTGAATATACCTGATGTGGCTCATTCGAGAGAACTGAACGGATGGAAGATTACCGAGCTTGCCGATCGATTTTATTTTACTAAAGTTCAAAAAACCACTCAGAATGATGAATTCCAAGAATATGTTTTTATTGAAGAAAAACGCCAGGTAGAATACCAAAGTAGTTCGGATTATTGGTCAGTGGTGAATTCGGAAGTGTCAATTACCCCCCTTCGACCGAATCTGACTGACTGGTTGATAAAAAACGAACTTGTAGAAGTATTATCGGGGAAGAATAGTTGA
- a CDS encoding Hsp20/alpha crystallin family protein translates to MVNRSLPVKREDRLVRPVRRLWDVFDLRSDIDRMFDDLFDFSLANVPLRRGNYPPIDLTETDTEFALKAELPGIDPKNIDINVTPDRIEIRGEVKDEWEQKDTGCCIMERYHGTFERVIGLPAEVNQEGVKANYQDGILKITLPKSEPSKPKAKKVEIETK, encoded by the coding sequence ATGGTGAACAGATCCCTACCGGTAAAAAGGGAAGACAGGTTAGTACGACCGGTTCGTCGACTTTGGGATGTATTTGATCTCCGTTCCGATATCGATCGCATGTTTGACGATTTGTTTGATTTTTCACTGGCGAACGTACCACTAAGAAGAGGCAATTATCCACCGATCGATTTGACGGAGACCGATACAGAGTTTGCTTTAAAAGCTGAACTCCCCGGAATTGATCCTAAGAACATCGATATCAATGTCACACCAGATAGGATCGAAATTCGTGGAGAAGTGAAGGATGAATGGGAACAGAAAGATACCGGTTGCTGCATTATGGAACGATATCACGGAACTTTCGAAAGAGTAATTGGATTACCAGCTGAAGTAAATCAAGAGGGAGTGAAAGCGAATTATCAAGATGGAATTTTAAAAATTACCTTACCTAAAAGTGAACCGAGTAAACCCAAGGCAAAAAAGGTTGAAATAGAAACTAAATAA
- a CDS encoding Gfo/Idh/MocA family protein, translated as MSSVKVGVVGVGYLGQHHARIYSEIPDTTLVGVVDINQERAREIAQRYSTTPYYDYRELFGKIDAVSIVVPTVLHRLIAGHFIEEGVNILIEKPVTTTLEEARELMEMANKKKVILQVGHIERFNTAVMELSKIIDRPVFIDCYRMGPYTNRNTDVGVVLDLMIHDIDIVTSIVKSKVMKISAFGYPVFSRQEDIANAQILFENGCIANLTASRITRKKIRRMEITEVDAFISIDYLEQELAVYKKTITAVPPILMEKPMMQKGEPLRFELEHFTRCVKNGERPLVGLEEGKNALEVALKILEEIKKNQGLVNEKYL; from the coding sequence TTGAGTTCGGTAAAAGTTGGAGTGGTTGGGGTTGGTTATCTTGGACAACATCATGCCCGAATTTATTCTGAAATACCAGATACTACCCTTGTAGGTGTGGTTGATATAAATCAGGAAAGAGCAAGAGAAATTGCCCAGCGTTACTCAACAACTCCCTATTACGATTATCGTGAATTGTTTGGAAAAATTGATGCTGTAAGCATTGTCGTTCCAACCGTGCTCCATCGTTTGATTGCCGGACACTTTATCGAGGAAGGGGTTAATATACTCATAGAAAAACCAGTAACGACGACTCTTGAAGAAGCTCGAGAATTGATGGAGATGGCAAATAAAAAGAAAGTGATTCTCCAAGTAGGTCACATTGAGCGGTTTAACACCGCAGTCATGGAACTATCAAAAATAATTGATCGGCCAGTCTTTATCGATTGTTATCGAATGGGACCCTATACCAACCGGAATACCGATGTGGGAGTTGTACTCGATTTGATGATTCATGATATCGATATTGTAACGAGTATTGTTAAAAGTAAAGTAATGAAAATCAGTGCTTTTGGGTATCCAGTATTTTCCCGTCAAGAAGATATCGCTAACGCACAGATACTTTTTGAAAATGGTTGTATCGCCAATCTCACCGCTAGCCGAATCACCCGGAAAAAAATACGCCGCATGGAAATCACCGAGGTCGATGCCTTTATTTCCATCGATTATTTAGAACAAGAGTTAGCGGTTTACAAGAAGACAATCACGGCAGTTCCCCCCATCCTCATGGAGAAACCAATGATGCAAAAAGGGGAGCCGCTTCGGTTTGAATTGGAACACTTTACCCGCTGTGTGAAAAATGGAGAAAGACCACTGGTCGGTTTAGAGGAAGGGAAGAATGCACTCGAAGTAGCATTAAAAATACTTGAAGAAATAAAAAAGAATCAGGGGCTTGTGAATGAAAAATACCTATGA
- a CDS encoding class I SAM-dependent methyltransferase, protein MENEKTLIHDFDLNLICDYFGRLERQGPGSPESTIRALSFIDNFSNELNIADFACGTGGQTMTLAQNTKGTITGLDLSPDFIKKFNTNAAKLGLQNRVKGIVGSMDNLPFQNEEFDVIWSEGAIANIGFEKGLNYWKGFLKKDGYIAVTYESWFTDERPNEIEKFWVNAVPEIGTIGHNISIMQKAGYSFVAAFTLSEKCWTDTFFIPQKAIQKAFLEKNAGNKAAEAFVEYMKYEAELYSKYKQYYGYVFYIGKKI, encoded by the coding sequence ATGGAAAACGAAAAAACATTAATTCACGATTTTGATTTAAACTTAATTTGTGATTATTTTGGAAGGCTGGAACGGCAAGGGCCTGGTAGTCCTGAGTCTACTATTAGGGCTTTAAGTTTTATTGACAATTTTTCCAATGAATTAAATATTGCAGATTTTGCTTGTGGAACAGGCGGTCAAACAATGACTCTTGCACAAAACACCAAAGGAACAATTACTGGTCTTGATCTTTCTCCTGATTTTATTAAAAAATTTAATACAAACGCTGCAAAGCTTGGTTTACAGAATAGAGTAAAAGGAATTGTCGGTTCAATGGATAATTTACCTTTTCAAAATGAAGAATTTGATGTTATATGGTCTGAAGGGGCTATTGCCAATATAGGTTTTGAAAAAGGCTTGAATTATTGGAAAGGCTTTCTAAAAAAAGACGGTTATATTGCTGTAACATATGAGTCATGGTTTACCGATGAACGACCCAATGAAATTGAAAAGTTTTGGGTTAATGCTGTTCCCGAAATTGGTACAATAGGGCATAATATTTCAATAATGCAAAAAGCCGGTTATAGTTTTGTTGCCGCATTTACATTGTCTGAAAAATGCTGGACGGATACTTTTTTTATTCCGCAAAAAGCAATACAAAAAGCATTTTTGGAAAAAAATGCTGGAAATAAAGCCGCTGAGGCTTTTGTTGAATATATGAAGTATGAAGCGGAGTTGTATTCAAAATATAAACAGTATTATGGATATGTTTTTTATATTGGGAAAAAAATATAA
- a CDS encoding lysophospholipid acyltransferase family protein, which produces MIYYISKYLGLFLLYLFCRFRVIGRQNFPKSTPCLIVSNHASYLDPIVIGCACPRRVYFVAKEELFQNPVARFFLNQLGAFPLRRGEADRSAVKRIFSLLRENRVVCLFPEGTRNQGEVGDFRSGAIKLLMKAKADVVVAGVTGTFESYPRGAKFPKPHPIQVHFSGPLSQNGLNQFEWEERLKRKMEEFIHDDR; this is translated from the coding sequence ATGATTTATTACATCAGTAAATACTTGGGTTTGTTTCTTCTTTACCTCTTTTGCCGCTTTCGGGTTATTGGCCGGCAAAATTTTCCAAAATCGACTCCCTGTTTGATCGTTTCTAATCACGCTAGCTACTTGGATCCCATAGTTATCGGCTGTGCTTGCCCAAGGCGAGTCTATTTCGTCGCTAAAGAAGAGTTGTTTCAAAATCCAGTTGCCCGATTTTTCCTCAATCAGTTAGGAGCCTTTCCCTTACGGAGGGGTGAAGCTGATCGGAGTGCGGTTAAAAGGATATTTTCTCTCTTGAGAGAGAATAGAGTGGTGTGTCTTTTTCCTGAGGGGACGAGAAACCAAGGTGAGGTTGGTGATTTTCGTTCCGGTGCGATAAAATTATTGATGAAAGCCAAAGCAGATGTAGTCGTAGCTGGGGTGACCGGGACTTTTGAAAGCTATCCCCGCGGTGCGAAGTTTCCCAAACCTCATCCAATCCAGGTTCATTTTTCTGGACCTCTTTCCCAAAACGGTCTCAATCAGTTTGAATGGGAGGAAAGATTAAAAAGAAAGATGGAGGAATTCATTCATGATGACCGGTAA
- a CDS encoding NHL repeat-containing protein — translation MMTGKKLNWYLTGFITFFMVVVIGSSVQAQIDKIEMSIEEVTDQKTPYLNYPVAVLVQEGSDLVLICDWANDRLVITDQNGKTQKIVPGLEGPVGMVYDSMSNRLYLTEQKANRIRILDGSTFAPVGEFKIQGITLNEPRGLWMDEDRKIYLVDTMNSRIVVFDQDGNLIRTIGKEGMGDDEFYYPRGVSVDSQGRIWMTDTLHHTVKVFDPAGNYLFRIGKGGSGPDELDRPRYVIVKDETVIISDYRNNRLKIHNTQGELIGIVDRIGGDYLLNPEGLWIDSNGYLWVADSGNNRIVKLDMTFLMNREAYLASLLSKDKIDEFLREAASLSPEKRQLPELSALFYTAYQKKDDLENMIVEAENLWMIDEENRSTWSEELGKLYYRKATLSRATQPASIIKDFYRKSIQYGYKKAYIPYVWTSFLMLGGSNLFLIILLVMLLVLLFVLYRIRIARTRRW, via the coding sequence ATGATGACCGGTAAAAAGCTCAATTGGTACCTAACAGGTTTCATCACTTTTTTTATGGTTGTTGTTATCGGTTCTTCGGTTCAAGCTCAAATCGACAAAATTGAAATGAGCATAGAAGAAGTCACTGACCAAAAAACCCCCTATTTGAATTATCCAGTTGCTGTTTTGGTGCAAGAGGGGAGCGATCTGGTACTAATTTGCGATTGGGCAAACGACCGTCTGGTTATCACCGATCAAAATGGAAAAACCCAAAAAATTGTACCTGGTTTGGAAGGGCCGGTAGGGATGGTTTATGATTCGATGAGTAATCGCCTCTATCTTACTGAGCAGAAAGCTAACCGGATTCGAATATTGGATGGTTCTACTTTCGCACCGGTTGGAGAGTTTAAAATTCAGGGAATTACGCTGAATGAACCACGGGGTCTTTGGATGGATGAAGACCGCAAAATTTATCTCGTTGACACTATGAATTCGCGAATTGTGGTTTTTGATCAAGACGGAAATCTAATTAGGACCATTGGAAAAGAAGGAATGGGAGATGATGAATTCTATTATCCTCGGGGTGTATCAGTTGATTCCCAGGGAAGAATCTGGATGACCGATACCCTTCATCATACTGTGAAGGTATTTGATCCAGCAGGAAATTATCTCTTTCGTATAGGAAAAGGGGGTAGCGGTCCAGATGAGTTAGATCGGCCTCGATATGTAATCGTTAAAGATGAAACAGTGATTATTTCTGATTATCGAAATAATCGTTTGAAGATTCACAATACTCAAGGCGAGCTGATTGGTATAGTCGATAGAATTGGTGGTGATTATCTCCTCAATCCTGAAGGGCTTTGGATTGATAGCAACGGTTATCTCTGGGTAGCAGACTCCGGTAATAATCGAATTGTTAAATTGGATATGACTTTTTTAATGAACCGGGAAGCGTATCTAGCATCATTATTGTCCAAAGACAAGATCGATGAATTTTTAAGAGAAGCTGCCTCTCTTTCTCCAGAAAAAAGACAACTCCCTGAATTGAGTGCCCTGTTTTATACTGCCTACCAGAAAAAAGATGATTTAGAGAATATGATTGTTGAAGCCGAAAATCTCTGGATGATAGATGAGGAAAATCGATCTACCTGGTCAGAAGAATTGGGGAAACTTTACTATCGAAAAGCTACTCTGTCTCGGGCAACACAACCAGCTTCAATAATAAAAGACTTTTATCGTAAATCAATACAATATGGTTATAAGAAAGCTTATATCCCCTATGTCTGGACATCATTTTTGATGTTGGGTGGGTCTAATCTTTTTCTCATTATCCTCTTAGTTATGCTTTTAGTTTTATTGTTTGTGTTATATAGAATTCGCATAGCTCGTACAAGGAGGTGGTAA
- a CDS encoding protein-L-isoaspartate(D-aspartate) O-methyltransferase: protein MEIDNARTLQERENMVRKQIISRNIKDQRVTQALLRIPRHVFVPEFYQKYAYQDTPLVIGEGQTISQPYIVALMSELLEIQPTDRILEIGTGSGYQTAVCAELGKEVYTIERIEELAQKAEEVLESLDYSNINFFVGDGSRGIPEYAPFDKIIVTAYANEIYPIWVEELKEGGIIVLPLGGDFRQTLIRGRKQKGSLQIEKHGSVVFVPLIENAP, encoded by the coding sequence ATGGAAATAGATAATGCCAGAACACTTCAAGAACGGGAAAATATGGTTCGAAAACAAATCATCTCCCGGAATATTAAAGACCAAAGAGTAACCCAAGCACTGCTGAGAATTCCTCGACATGTTTTTGTCCCTGAATTTTACCAGAAATATGCTTACCAAGATACTCCTTTAGTCATTGGTGAAGGACAAACCATTTCACAACCTTATATAGTTGCTTTGATGTCAGAATTGTTAGAAATTCAACCAACTGATCGAATTTTAGAAATTGGAACCGGTTCGGGTTATCAAACCGCAGTTTGCGCAGAATTGGGCAAAGAAGTTTATACCATAGAGCGCATCGAAGAATTGGCCCAAAAAGCCGAAGAGGTTTTAGAAAGTCTTGATTATAGTAATATCAATTTTTTTGTAGGTGATGGAAGTCGGGGAATTCCGGAATACGCTCCATTCGACAAAATCATCGTCACTGCTTATGCCAATGAGATATACCCGATTTGGGTTGAGGAATTAAAAGAAGGTGGCATCATTGTTCTTCCTTTGGGAGGAGATTTTCGTCAAACTCTTATTCGGGGAAGAAAGCAAAAAGGATCGTTGCAAATTGAAAAACATGGGTCAGTTGTTTTTGTTCCACTGATAGAAAACGCCCCCTAA
- a CDS encoding acylphosphatase: MKYIQGRLVFRGRVQGVGFRYFVLKRASGFEVTGFVKNLYHGEVEVVAEGEKSEVESFFREIREGPVSASIRDIFEEWLPYSGNYETFQVEY; this comes from the coding sequence GTGAAGTACATTCAGGGGAGGTTGGTTTTCAGGGGTCGTGTTCAGGGGGTTGGTTTTCGCTATTTTGTTTTAAAAAGAGCCTCCGGGTTTGAGGTTACAGGATTTGTCAAGAATTTATACCATGGTGAAGTGGAAGTGGTTGCTGAAGGAGAGAAATCCGAAGTTGAAAGCTTCTTTCGGGAAATTCGCGAGGGACCAGTGAGCGCATCAATCCGTGATATTTTTGAGGAGTGGTTGCCTTATTCGGGAAATTATGAAACATTTCAGGTTGAATACTAA
- the amrB gene encoding AmmeMemoRadiSam system protein B, which produces MERRPAVAGYFYPENKNELESLIRKVYESELGASGKIDQEFPTAINGVVCPHAGIIFSGAVASWAYAVLSRIDPIDTFIIIGPNHRGLGRRASLSSAESWITPLGKIEVDQEMVDYFVSSSGIFSIDDRAHQYEHSCEIHLPFLQQFIPFPFKICPISLLDQTMETAQKMSQVINEFSQRKKIVIIASTDFTHYESDTMAREKDLICIDNIVRLDGDEFFHCIHRNQVSICGPGGVGTLIEFQKIRHSPRGTLLCYATSGDINGQYDQVVGYAAIAFPQ; this is translated from the coding sequence ATGGAGAGACGTCCAGCTGTTGCCGGTTATTTTTATCCAGAGAATAAAAATGAATTAGAGAGTCTCATTCGAAAAGTTTATGAATCAGAACTCGGAGCTTCTGGAAAAATTGATCAGGAATTCCCCACCGCGATTAATGGGGTGGTTTGTCCTCATGCAGGGATAATTTTTTCTGGTGCAGTTGCTTCCTGGGCTTATGCTGTTCTTTCTCGCATCGACCCGATTGATACTTTTATTATCATTGGACCCAATCACCGAGGTTTGGGACGAAGAGCTTCGCTAAGTTCAGCCGAATCATGGATCACCCCACTGGGGAAGATTGAGGTTGACCAGGAAATGGTGGACTATTTTGTGTCATCTTCGGGGATTTTTAGCATCGATGATCGTGCCCATCAATATGAGCATTCGTGTGAGATACACCTTCCTTTTCTCCAACAATTTATTCCTTTTCCTTTTAAAATTTGTCCAATTTCTCTTCTAGATCAGACCATGGAAACCGCGCAGAAAATGAGCCAGGTAATCAATGAGTTTTCACAAAGAAAGAAAATTGTAATAATCGCTAGTACCGATTTTACTCATTATGAATCCGACACAATGGCTCGTGAGAAGGATTTAATTTGTATTGATAATATTGTTCGTCTTGATGGGGATGAATTTTTTCACTGTATTCATCGGAATCAAGTTTCTATCTGTGGGCCAGGTGGGGTTGGTACTTTAATTGAATTTCAAAAAATTCGCCATTCGCCCCGAGGTACTCTTCTTTGCTATGCCACCAGTGGTGATATCAACGGCCAGTATGACCAGGTGGTTGGGTACGCTGCCATAGCCTTTCCTCAATAG
- a CDS encoding sodium:solute symporter family protein — protein sequence MKIELIWISIVIYMVWGTLIALLSRRGGATGVVDYFLADRKLKGYISTLSYSATTYSAFMLVGLAGLTYKGGVGALGFELIYLSGLFWAVLFGPYYWRAGKHYNCVSPAELLSTRYQNKKVGAVSAWISLVFLIPYSSIQLMGIGYLLETLSNGKISFFWGALIATLITLVWTEIAGLRSVATTDSLQAGIMLVSSIIFIFILITKYLGGFNNFLHQIEVNYPLWLSVPGNGYFGFHTFLGLSLPWFFFSISNPQVAQRLFVPSSLPKMRSMINGFLGYGLVYTLITILIGFCALLLFPGLSNPDQATPTLLAQLKVPLIIVLLMIVGIFSAAISTIDSVMLTISSMFVRDIVRAQREIPEKQQLAIARWFILILGIGIFLFAIQRFNLIAVLSVASSAGLLATVPSTIGGFLWKKGSAFGALSSMIGGAGISLVLQVTSWKPWGWWPGVWTIIIATLIYIFMSYAKPATINQEFFKVIQQSQPKNTSFSH from the coding sequence ATGAAAATTGAGCTCATTTGGATCTCAATAGTTATCTATATGGTTTGGGGAACTTTAATCGCTCTTCTATCCCGCCGGGGAGGAGCAACTGGAGTTGTCGATTACTTCCTTGCCGATCGGAAACTAAAAGGATATATTTCCACCCTCTCCTATAGCGCAACAACCTACAGCGCCTTTATGCTGGTTGGTTTAGCCGGGCTAACCTATAAAGGTGGCGTTGGGGCTCTCGGCTTTGAGCTCATATACCTATCCGGTCTTTTTTGGGCAGTTCTTTTTGGCCCTTATTATTGGCGTGCAGGGAAACATTATAATTGTGTAAGCCCTGCTGAATTACTTAGCACTCGCTATCAAAATAAAAAAGTTGGTGCCGTATCAGCGTGGATTTCTCTCGTTTTTCTGATTCCCTATTCTTCAATTCAATTGATGGGAATAGGATATCTATTAGAGACTTTATCAAATGGAAAAATATCCTTCTTCTGGGGCGCTTTGATCGCAACGCTGATCACCTTGGTTTGGACCGAAATCGCCGGACTTCGTTCAGTAGCCACGACCGATAGTTTACAAGCTGGGATTATGCTAGTTAGCTCAATTATCTTCATATTTATACTCATAACTAAATATTTAGGAGGATTCAATAACTTCCTTCATCAAATTGAAGTGAACTACCCACTATGGTTATCCGTTCCCGGAAACGGCTATTTTGGTTTTCATACTTTTTTAGGATTATCTCTTCCTTGGTTTTTTTTCAGCATATCCAACCCCCAAGTCGCACAGCGATTATTCGTTCCTTCTTCTCTTCCCAAAATGCGGTCAATGATAAATGGTTTTCTCGGCTATGGCTTGGTTTATACTCTCATTACCATTCTAATCGGATTCTGCGCTCTCCTACTTTTCCCCGGTCTTTCCAACCCTGATCAAGCAACACCAACCCTGCTTGCCCAGCTCAAGGTTCCGCTTATAATTGTCTTGCTAATGATTGTCGGGATATTCTCAGCAGCCATCTCAACCATCGATTCGGTGATGTTAACCATCTCCTCCATGTTCGTTCGTGATATTGTTCGTGCTCAGCGGGAAATCCCTGAAAAACAACAGTTGGCAATCGCTCGTTGGTTTATTTTAATTTTAGGAATAGGTATCTTTCTTTTTGCTATTCAGCGTTTTAATCTTATCGCTGTTCTTTCCGTTGCCTCTTCAGCCGGGCTATTGGCCACGGTTCCTTCGACCATAGGAGGATTTTTGTGGAAGAAAGGAAGCGCATTTGGAGCTCTCAGCAGTATGATAGGAGGTGCCGGTATTTCTCTTGTTCTTCAAGTTACCTCCTGGAAACCCTGGGGATGGTGGCCAGGAGTTTGGACGATTATTATTGCGACCCTCATCTACATCTTTATGAGTTACGCGAAACCGGCAACAATCAATCAGGAATTCTTTAAGGTAATTCAGCAAAGCCAGCCAAAAAATACCTCATTCTCCCATTAA